A section of the Streptomyces sp. CG1 genome encodes:
- the rpsT gene encoding 30S ribosomal protein S20, which translates to MANIKSQIKRIKTNEKARLRNKAVKSSLKTAIRKAREAAAAGDVEKATELQRAAARALDKAVSKGVIHKNQAANKKSALASKVTSLKG; encoded by the coding sequence GTGGCGAACATCAAGTCCCAGATCAAGCGGATCAAGACCAACGAGAAGGCTCGGCTGCGCAACAAGGCCGTCAAGTCCTCCCTGAAGACCGCGATCCGCAAGGCCCGTGAGGCCGCTGCCGCGGGTGACGTCGAGAAGGCCACCGAGCTGCAGCGCGCTGCCGCGCGTGCGCTCGACAAGGCCGTCTCCAAGGGCGTCATCCACAAGAACCAGGCCGCCAACAAGAAGTCGGCGCTTGCTTCCAAGGTCACGTCCCTCAAGGGCTGA
- the holA gene encoding DNA polymerase III subunit delta encodes MARKTANDDPLAPVTLAVGQEDLLLDRAVQEVVAAAKAADADTDVRDLTPDQLQPGTLAELTSPSLFAERKVVVVRNAQDLSADTVKDVKAYVGAPAEEITLVLLHAGGAKGKGLLDAARKAGAREVACPKMTKPADRLAFVRGEFRSFGRSATPEACQALCDAIGSDLRELASAVSQLVSDVEGTIDEAVVGRYYTGRAEASSFTVADRAVEGRTAEALEALRWSLATGVAPVMITSALAQGVRAIGKLSSARGGRPADLARELGMPPWKIDRVRQQMRGWTPDGVAAALRAVAEADAGVKGGGDDPEYALEKAVVIIARAARSRGRG; translated from the coding sequence ATGGCCAGGAAGACTGCGAATGACGACCCTCTCGCCCCGGTGACGCTTGCCGTGGGCCAGGAGGACCTCCTGCTCGACCGTGCCGTGCAGGAGGTGGTGGCCGCCGCCAAGGCCGCCGACGCCGACACGGACGTACGCGACCTCACCCCGGACCAGTTGCAGCCCGGCACGCTCGCCGAGCTCACCAGTCCTTCGCTCTTCGCCGAGCGGAAAGTCGTGGTCGTACGCAATGCGCAGGACCTGTCCGCCGACACGGTCAAGGACGTCAAGGCGTATGTCGGGGCGCCCGCCGAGGAGATCACGCTCGTGCTGCTGCACGCGGGCGGGGCCAAGGGCAAGGGCCTGCTGGACGCCGCGCGCAAGGCGGGAGCGCGGGAGGTGGCCTGCCCGAAGATGACCAAGCCCGCGGACCGGCTGGCCTTTGTGCGGGGGGAGTTCCGCTCGTTCGGGCGGTCGGCCACGCCCGAGGCGTGCCAGGCGCTGTGCGACGCCATCGGCAGCGATCTGCGGGAGCTGGCCTCGGCTGTCTCGCAGCTGGTCTCCGATGTGGAGGGGACGATCGACGAGGCGGTCGTCGGGCGGTACTACACCGGCCGGGCGGAGGCCTCGAGCTTCACGGTCGCCGACCGGGCCGTGGAGGGGCGTACGGCGGAGGCGCTGGAGGCGTTGCGCTGGTCGCTGGCGACCGGGGTGGCGCCGGTGATGATCACCAGTGCGCTGGCGCAGGGGGTGCGGGCCATCGGGAAGCTGTCGTCTGCTCGGGGTGGGCGGCCGGCTGATCTGGCACGGGAGTTGGGGATGCCGCCGTGGAAGATCGATCGGGTGCGGCAGCAGATGCGGGGGTGGACGCCGGACGGGGTTGCGGCGGCGCTCAGGGCCGTTGCGGAGGCCGACGCCGGGGTGAAGGGTGGGGGCGATGATCCCGAGTACGCCCTGGAGAAGGCCGTTGTGATCATCGCGCGGGCTGCTCGGTCTCGCGGGCGCGGATAG
- a CDS encoding arylamine N-acetyltransferase, which translates to MNSSQADAYLRRIGAGRPQWPTGPALRELQLRHLRTVPFENLSIHLGEEIVLEEDRLLDKVIGRGRGGFCYELNGAFGALLAALGYEVELLAGRVYGDEGRLGIPYDHLALRVRTVQGDTWLADVGFGAHSHYPLACAERGEQADPGGVFRVVEAGPDAAGVRGGGSAEVGDLDVVRNGRPQYRLETRPRALGDFAAGAWWHSTSPLSHFTRSLVCSRVTEDGGRVTLSGRSLTTTGADGKRETRELGADEEVLTAYREWFGIELGCVPTARSRNPNS; encoded by the coding sequence ATGAACTCGAGCCAGGCCGACGCCTACCTCCGCCGGATCGGGGCCGGGCGCCCACAGTGGCCCACCGGCCCGGCGCTGCGCGAGCTGCAGCTGCGTCATCTGCGAACCGTCCCCTTCGAGAATCTGTCGATCCACCTCGGCGAGGAGATCGTGCTGGAGGAGGATCGGCTGCTGGACAAGGTGATCGGACGGGGGCGAGGTGGCTTCTGCTACGAACTGAACGGCGCGTTCGGCGCGTTGCTCGCTGCTCTCGGCTACGAGGTCGAACTGCTCGCCGGACGCGTCTACGGCGACGAGGGACGGCTCGGCATCCCGTACGACCATCTCGCCCTGCGGGTGCGGACGGTGCAGGGTGACACCTGGCTCGCGGACGTCGGGTTCGGGGCGCACAGCCACTATCCCCTGGCCTGTGCGGAACGCGGGGAGCAGGCCGACCCCGGCGGGGTGTTCCGGGTGGTGGAGGCCGGGCCCGACGCGGCCGGGGTGCGCGGTGGCGGCTCGGCCGAGGTCGGGGACCTGGATGTCGTACGGAACGGCAGGCCGCAGTACCGGCTGGAGACGCGGCCCCGGGCGCTCGGGGACTTCGCGGCCGGGGCCTGGTGGCACAGCACCTCGCCGCTGTCGCACTTCACCCGGTCGCTGGTCTGCTCCCGGGTCACCGAGGACGGAGGGAGGGTCACGCTCAGCGGGCGGTCGCTGACGACGACGGGTGCCGACGGGAAGCGTGAGACACGGGAGTTGGGGGCGGACGAGGAGGTGCTGACGGCGTACCGGGAGTGGTTCGGGATCGAGCTGGGCTGTGTGCCGACTGCCCGAAGCCGCAATCCGAACTCCTGA
- the lepA gene encoding translation elongation factor 4, translating into MPATPNHVPEPSRTAPALIRNFCIIAHIDHGKSTLADRMLQLTGVVEQRQMRAQYLDRMDIERERGITIKSQAVRLPWAPTEGPDQGTTHILNMIDTPGHVDFTYEVSRSLAACEGTILLVDAAQGIEAQTLANLYLAMENDLTIIPVLNKIDLPAAQPEKFAEELANLVGCDPSDVLKVSAKTGLGVDALLNKVVKEIPAPVGVADAPARAMIFDSVYDSYRGVVTYVRVIDGQLNKRERIRMMSTGATHELLEIGVNSPEMLPADGLGVGEVGYLITGVKDVRQSKVGDTVTSQSKGATEALGGYKDPKPMVFSGLYPLDGSDYPELREALDKLQLNDAALVYEPETSAALGFGFRVGFLGLLHLDVIRERLEREFGLDLIATAPNVVYRVVMEDGSEHTVTNPSEFPEGKINEVYEPVVRATILAPTEFIGSIMELCQTRRGTLLGMDYLSEDRVEIRYTLPLAEIVFDFFDQLKSKTRGYASLDYEPTGEQTSSLVKVDILLHGDKVDAFSAITHKDQAYAYGVRLVAKLKELIPRQAFEVPVQAAIGSRVIARETIRAIRKDVLAKCYGGDISRKRKLLEKQKEGKKRMKMVGSVEVPQEAFIAVLSSDDSAGSAKGKK; encoded by the coding sequence GTGCCCGCGACCCCAAACCATGTGCCCGAGCCGAGCCGTACCGCCCCGGCTCTGATCCGCAATTTCTGCATCATCGCGCACATCGACCACGGCAAGTCCACGCTCGCCGACCGGATGCTCCAGCTGACCGGTGTGGTCGAGCAGCGGCAGATGCGTGCTCAGTACCTCGACCGGATGGACATCGAGCGCGAGCGCGGTATCACGATCAAGTCCCAGGCGGTGCGTCTGCCCTGGGCCCCCACCGAGGGCCCCGACCAGGGCACGACCCACATCCTCAACATGATCGACACCCCGGGGCACGTCGACTTCACCTACGAGGTCTCGCGGTCGCTCGCCGCCTGTGAGGGGACCATCCTCCTCGTCGACGCCGCCCAGGGCATCGAGGCGCAGACCCTCGCCAACCTCTACCTGGCGATGGAGAACGACCTCACGATCATCCCCGTGCTCAACAAGATCGACCTGCCGGCCGCCCAGCCGGAGAAGTTCGCCGAGGAGCTGGCGAACCTGGTCGGCTGCGATCCCTCCGACGTGCTCAAGGTCTCCGCCAAGACCGGTCTCGGCGTCGACGCGCTGCTGAACAAGGTCGTCAAGGAGATCCCGGCCCCGGTCGGGGTCGCCGACGCGCCCGCCCGCGCGATGATCTTCGACTCGGTCTACGACTCGTACCGCGGTGTCGTGACGTACGTGCGTGTCATCGACGGCCAGCTCAACAAGCGTGAGCGCATCAGGATGATGTCCACCGGCGCCACGCACGAACTGCTGGAGATCGGCGTCAACTCGCCCGAGATGCTGCCGGCCGACGGCCTCGGCGTCGGCGAGGTGGGCTATCTCATCACCGGTGTGAAGGACGTCCGCCAGTCCAAGGTCGGTGACACCGTCACCAGCCAGAGCAAGGGCGCCACGGAGGCCCTCGGCGGCTACAAGGACCCGAAGCCCATGGTCTTCTCGGGTCTGTATCCGCTGGACGGCTCCGACTACCCCGAGCTGCGCGAGGCCCTGGACAAGCTGCAGCTCAACGACGCCGCCCTCGTCTACGAGCCGGAGACCTCCGCCGCCCTCGGCTTCGGTTTCCGCGTCGGCTTCCTCGGCCTGCTGCACCTGGACGTGATCCGGGAGCGCCTGGAGCGCGAGTTCGGCCTCGACCTGATCGCCACCGCGCCGAACGTGGTCTACCGGGTGGTGATGGAGGACGGCAGCGAGCACACCGTCACCAACCCGAGCGAGTTCCCCGAGGGCAAGATCAACGAGGTGTACGAGCCCGTCGTACGGGCCACGATCCTCGCGCCGACCGAGTTCATCGGCTCGATCATGGAGCTGTGCCAGACCCGGCGCGGCACCCTCCTCGGCATGGACTACCTCTCGGAGGACCGGGTCGAGATCCGCTACACCCTGCCGCTGGCGGAGATCGTCTTCGACTTCTTCGACCAGCTGAAGTCCAAGACCCGCGGCTACGCCTCGCTGGACTACGAGCCCACCGGCGAGCAGACCAGCTCCCTGGTCAAGGTCGACATCCTGCTGCACGGCGACAAGGTGGACGCCTTCTCGGCGATCACCCACAAGGACCAGGCGTACGCGTACGGCGTGCGGCTCGTCGCCAAGCTCAAGGAGCTGATCCCGCGGCAGGCCTTCGAGGTGCCGGTGCAGGCCGCCATCGGCTCCCGGGTCATCGCCCGCGAGACCATCCGCGCCATCCGCAAGGACGTCCTCGCCAAGTGCTACGGCGGTGACATCTCCCGTAAGCGCAAGCTGCTGGAGAAGCAGAAGGAAGGCAAGAAGCGGATGAAGATGGTGGGTTCCGTGGAGGTTCCGCAGGAAGCCTTCATCGCCGTCCTGTCCAGCGATGACAGCGCGGGGTCGGCCAAGGGCAAGAAGTAA